Proteins co-encoded in one Verrucomicrobiota bacterium genomic window:
- a CDS encoding outer membrane lipoprotein-sorting protein, giving the protein MDNTLRNRLGQMVLCCVWFCLAERGFGAATSPPEVLLNDPVAGQTLAAELRAVRVPERVELRGVMKLKRSGQDMRQVSFVFTTFPITNGWRATYRLLFPDNTDLSRVYAITHQFGSTNAYAVVMEAGTRVAGAAEPLGESDFLLGDLGLEFLHWPQQVLIKKELKRGRACQVLESRPSPTGTSLGYGRVLAWVDTETGGIIQADAYDAAGKALKEFQLNSFKKVDGQWQLEEMQIVNVQDKRRTRLTFELEKKP; this is encoded by the coding sequence ATGGATAACACGTTGCGAAATCGTTTAGGCCAGATGGTCCTTTGTTGCGTCTGGTTCTGCCTTGCGGAGCGCGGATTTGGCGCGGCAACTTCCCCGCCGGAAGTGTTACTGAATGATCCCGTTGCCGGTCAAACGCTTGCCGCTGAATTGCGCGCCGTGCGGGTGCCGGAGCGGGTGGAGTTGCGCGGCGTGATGAAGCTGAAACGTTCCGGTCAGGATATGCGGCAAGTATCATTTGTCTTTACCACGTTTCCGATCACCAATGGTTGGCGCGCCACGTATCGCTTACTTTTTCCGGACAATACGGACCTTTCCCGCGTTTATGCCATCACGCATCAGTTTGGTTCCACGAACGCCTATGCGGTGGTGATGGAAGCGGGTACGCGCGTGGCGGGCGCGGCGGAGCCGTTGGGCGAAAGCGATTTTCTGCTCGGGGATTTGGGGCTGGAATTCCTGCATTGGCCGCAGCAGGTGCTCATCAAGAAGGAACTGAAGCGCGGACGTGCCTGTCAGGTGCTGGAATCCCGGCCCAGCCCGACGGGAACCTCGTTGGGGTACGGACGGGTTCTGGCGTGGGTGGATACGGAGACCGGTGGCATCATTCAGGCCGATGCGTACGATGCGGCTGGCAAGGCGCTCAAGGAATTTCAGTTGAACAGCTTCAAAAAGGTGGACGGCCAGTGGCAGTTGGAGGAAATGCAGATTGTCAATGTCCAGGATAAACGCCGCACGCGGCTGACGTTTGAACTGGAGAAGAAGCCGTAA